One part of the Excalfactoria chinensis isolate bCotChi1 chromosome 8, bCotChi1.hap2, whole genome shotgun sequence genome encodes these proteins:
- the RPAP2 gene encoding putative RNA polymerase II subunit B1 CTD phosphatase RPAP2 isoform X1 translates to MMADGKSQGSAKGRPGRRRAGNKRSAAPKNEDAAQRKAALEASMRKKIELEKKALRIVEQLLEEDITEEFLLNSGKCITPSHYKDVVDERSIIKLCGYPVCKNKLENVPKQKYRISTKTNRVYDITERKCFCSNFCYKASKYFEAQISKSPVWMREEEIPSDIELLKKGQSGQSGEEVKLCDEVVKASDIENPKVSSTPYEAASYGTASDSSSDTEQEFVSSVLPGSQSSSASLTQQLHRNSILKKKHAQKVYSSPKSEGSDMVEVTEQLSSCKLDAQEEMHACTVQKKITATPSKSTTPGESNASENCENTHSNSQVVFLGVSKKGAEYLKTLVNSKQHEKIQLGHSVPFSVAKRSLLELLKQTLTEWRTEETLKFLYGPNYTLCSSGCLLSANQENEELDEDDLDTPEDLNSADVGKSENSLNYSLPFMGSGETVKPVPSYERLKEETEFLQLRVREFYKGKCILTEEELAHTETDEHSSTDKDDQQQDLTFPLVDSNAQMQIRKRIVLEKLRKALPAVLGPLQITLGDVYTELKNLVKTFRLTNRNIIHKMPEWTLIAIVLLSVLSQNIPVFKNTQRSPAYTQFLSTLLEELHFKNEDLETLTRIFRVDSPPE, encoded by the exons ATGATGGCGGATGGGAAGTCGCAAGGCAGTGCGAAGGGGAGGCCCGGCCGGCGGCGCGCAG GAAATAAACGGTCTGCTGCCCCTAAAAATGAAGACGCTGCTCAGAG GAAAGCAGCCCTGGAGGCTTCTATGAGAAAAAAGATTGAACTTGAAAAAAAGGCACTGCGTATTGTTGAGCAGCTCCTGGAGGAGGACATTACTGAAGAGTTCCTTCTGAATTCT GGAAAATGTATTACTCCATCTCACTATAAGGACGTTGTTGATGAACGGTCTATCATCAAACTATGTGGTTACCCtgtatgtaaaaataaactggaaaat GTGCCAAAACAGAAGTACAGGATTTCAACAAAAACTAACAGAGTTTACGATATTACTGAAAGAAAG TGCTTTTGCAGCAATTTTTGCTACAAAGCATCTAAATATTTTGAAGCTCAAATTTCCAAGAGTCCAGTATGGATGCgagaagaagaaat ACCATCAGACATAGAGCTGCTGAAGAAGGGGCAGAG TGGCcaatctggagaagaggtgaAACTATGTGATGAAGTAGTTAAAGCTTCTGACATTGAAAATCCTAAGGTATCTTCAACACCATATGAAGCTGCTTCTTATGGCACAGCCAGTGATAGCAGCAGCGATACCGAACaggaatttgtttcttctgttctaCCGGGAAGTCAGTCAAGTTCAGCCAGTCTTACACAGCAATTGCACAGAAACAGCATCCTCAAAAAGAAGCACGCTCAGAAAGTCTATTCCAGCCCTAAGTCTGAAGGCTCAGACATGGTGGAAGTCACTGAACAACTCTCCAGTTGTAAATTAGATGCTCAGGAAGAAATGCATGCTTGCacagttcaaaagaaaataactgcgACGCCCTCAAAAAGCACTACTCCAGGAGAATCAAATGCTTCTGAGAACTGTGAGAATACCCACAGCAATTCACAGGTAGTCTTCCTAGGTGTGAGCAAAAAAGGAGCGGAATACCTTAAAACACTAGTTAATtcaaaacaacatgaaaaaattCAACTGGGGCATTCAGTTCCTTTCTCAGTTGCCAAACGCAGTTTATTAGAACTGCTTAAGCAAACACTTACAGAATGGAGAACTGAGGAAACCTTGAAGTTTTTGTACGGCCCAAACTACACTTTATGCTCATCAGGATGCCTATTATCTGCCAaccaagaaaatgaagaacttGACGAGGATGACTTAGATACACCTGAAGATCTTAACAGCGCTGATGTAGGGAAATCTGAAAACAGTCTGAACTATTCCTTACCTTTTATGGGCTCAGGTGAAACAGTTAAGCCTGTGCCTAGTTATGAAcgattaaaagaagaaacagagttCCTGCAGCTCCGAGTAAGAGAGTTCTATAAAGGAAAGTGCATCTTGACTGAAGAGGAGTTAGCACATACAGAAACAGATGAACATTCAAGTACAGACAAA GACGATCAACAGCAAGACCTCACGTTCCCACTTGTTGATTCAAATGCACAAATGCAGATTAGAAAGCGAATTGTCctggaaaaactgagaaaagc ATTACCTGCAGTTTTGGGCCCTCTTCAGATTACATTAGGGGATGTCTACACAGAGCTTAAAAATCTTGTCAAAACTTTCCG gttaacaaacagaaatattataCACAAAATGCCTGAATGGACTCTAATTGCTATTGTTCTGTTATCTGT
- the RPAP2 gene encoding putative RNA polymerase II subunit B1 CTD phosphatase RPAP2 isoform X3, whose protein sequence is MRKKIELEKKALRIVEQLLEEDITEEFLLNSGKCITPSHYKDVVDERSIIKLCGYPVCKNKLENVPKQKYRISTKTNRVYDITERKCFCSNFCYKASKYFEAQISKSPVWMREEEIPSDIELLKKGQSGQSGEEVKLCDEVVKASDIENPKVSSTPYEAASYGTASDSSSDTEQEFVSSVLPGSQSSSASLTQQLHRNSILKKKHAQKVYSSPKSEGSDMVEVTEQLSSCKLDAQEEMHACTVQKKITATPSKSTTPGESNASENCENTHSNSQVVFLGVSKKGAEYLKTLVNSKQHEKIQLGHSVPFSVAKRSLLELLKQTLTEWRTEETLKFLYGPNYTLCSSGCLLSANQENEELDEDDLDTPEDLNSADVGKSENSLNYSLPFMGSGETVKPVPSYERLKEETEFLQLRVREFYKGKCILTEEELAHTETDEHSSTDKDDQQQDLTFPLVDSNAQMQIRKRIVLEKLRKALPAVLGPLQITLGDVYTELKNLVKTFRLTNRNIIHKMPEWTLIAIVLLSVLSQNIPVFKNTQRSPAYTQFLSTLLEELHFKNEDLETLTRIFRVDSPPE, encoded by the exons ATGAGAAAAAAGATTGAACTTGAAAAAAAGGCACTGCGTATTGTTGAGCAGCTCCTGGAGGAGGACATTACTGAAGAGTTCCTTCTGAATTCT GGAAAATGTATTACTCCATCTCACTATAAGGACGTTGTTGATGAACGGTCTATCATCAAACTATGTGGTTACCCtgtatgtaaaaataaactggaaaat GTGCCAAAACAGAAGTACAGGATTTCAACAAAAACTAACAGAGTTTACGATATTACTGAAAGAAAG TGCTTTTGCAGCAATTTTTGCTACAAAGCATCTAAATATTTTGAAGCTCAAATTTCCAAGAGTCCAGTATGGATGCgagaagaagaaat ACCATCAGACATAGAGCTGCTGAAGAAGGGGCAGAG TGGCcaatctggagaagaggtgaAACTATGTGATGAAGTAGTTAAAGCTTCTGACATTGAAAATCCTAAGGTATCTTCAACACCATATGAAGCTGCTTCTTATGGCACAGCCAGTGATAGCAGCAGCGATACCGAACaggaatttgtttcttctgttctaCCGGGAAGTCAGTCAAGTTCAGCCAGTCTTACACAGCAATTGCACAGAAACAGCATCCTCAAAAAGAAGCACGCTCAGAAAGTCTATTCCAGCCCTAAGTCTGAAGGCTCAGACATGGTGGAAGTCACTGAACAACTCTCCAGTTGTAAATTAGATGCTCAGGAAGAAATGCATGCTTGCacagttcaaaagaaaataactgcgACGCCCTCAAAAAGCACTACTCCAGGAGAATCAAATGCTTCTGAGAACTGTGAGAATACCCACAGCAATTCACAGGTAGTCTTCCTAGGTGTGAGCAAAAAAGGAGCGGAATACCTTAAAACACTAGTTAATtcaaaacaacatgaaaaaattCAACTGGGGCATTCAGTTCCTTTCTCAGTTGCCAAACGCAGTTTATTAGAACTGCTTAAGCAAACACTTACAGAATGGAGAACTGAGGAAACCTTGAAGTTTTTGTACGGCCCAAACTACACTTTATGCTCATCAGGATGCCTATTATCTGCCAaccaagaaaatgaagaacttGACGAGGATGACTTAGATACACCTGAAGATCTTAACAGCGCTGATGTAGGGAAATCTGAAAACAGTCTGAACTATTCCTTACCTTTTATGGGCTCAGGTGAAACAGTTAAGCCTGTGCCTAGTTATGAAcgattaaaagaagaaacagagttCCTGCAGCTCCGAGTAAGAGAGTTCTATAAAGGAAAGTGCATCTTGACTGAAGAGGAGTTAGCACATACAGAAACAGATGAACATTCAAGTACAGACAAA GACGATCAACAGCAAGACCTCACGTTCCCACTTGTTGATTCAAATGCACAAATGCAGATTAGAAAGCGAATTGTCctggaaaaactgagaaaagc ATTACCTGCAGTTTTGGGCCCTCTTCAGATTACATTAGGGGATGTCTACACAGAGCTTAAAAATCTTGTCAAAACTTTCCG gttaacaaacagaaatattataCACAAAATGCCTGAATGGACTCTAATTGCTATTGTTCTGTTATCTGT